In a genomic window of Chryseobacterium sp. G0162:
- a CDS encoding SusD/RagB family nutrient-binding outer membrane lipoprotein, which translates to MKKYILSLIALAVVCTSCNDFEDINNDPFSVDINKAEPEYFLNNSILGAQQDPNIAERTFVLYWKTAARQHLSTGIAGGSYDDSWTVEYWKGISEWLNNANATIEIANEKKAIGQGKAHYDNLIQVARIWRAYLMSEFSDNFGPQPIQAFKGVNPGFNSEKEVYYFILDELKDAVAKMDVNQPAPSNPNAYDMVYSFKWSQWVKYANSMRMRVAMRISEVDPAKAKTEFEAAANSNMFISTSDDNFKVKEDTGWNPLSGVMSREWNSQILSATLNNMYIGLGGVNSTDQLPAAQHTAVKDADYIGIKYDEQFSTMTNDPSAGYWLDGLPNKIDPRAYKTFYIPGDFNNPIYSLYPSYTNQASTNNGDLTFANGSKVTINTVNTWNTTTIGNWGVKGQRNGLRGVIGCMPALGKQYREGNNFRIFFASWETYFLMAEAALKGWAVPMSDDAAYNKGIQDSFAYNGVSQFYTQYITSTDYNRDGTSVAYSHVAEPGASHTMNYKDPSTGNMVSVEIKYPVNTIYKNGSVKNDKLTKIITQKYIANMPWLPLESWSDQRRLGLPFFENPAIEAPLVNLPNLNSGNYMTNSIQNFPQRLRYPSTFRNTDQDGYTKAVQLLGGQDAVLTPLWWAKH; encoded by the coding sequence ATGAAAAAATATATTTTATCCCTCATTGCGTTGGCTGTCGTTTGTACATCATGTAATGATTTTGAAGACATCAATAACGATCCGTTTTCTGTAGATATTAATAAGGCAGAACCGGAGTATTTTTTAAATAATTCTATTTTAGGAGCACAGCAAGATCCCAATATTGCTGAACGTACTTTTGTTTTGTATTGGAAAACTGCTGCAAGACAGCATTTGTCAACAGGAATTGCAGGTGGATCATATGATGATTCCTGGACTGTAGAATATTGGAAAGGAATTTCAGAATGGCTGAATAATGCCAATGCAACTATTGAAATTGCCAATGAAAAGAAAGCAATAGGTCAAGGTAAAGCTCATTATGATAATCTTATCCAGGTAGCCAGGATTTGGAGAGCTTATCTGATGAGTGAGTTTTCTGATAATTTTGGTCCACAGCCTATTCAGGCATTTAAAGGAGTAAATCCCGGTTTTAATTCTGAAAAAGAGGTGTATTATTTTATTTTAGATGAGTTAAAGGATGCAGTTGCTAAAATGGATGTGAACCAACCTGCCCCTTCCAATCCTAATGCTTATGATATGGTCTATAGCTTTAAATGGAGTCAATGGGTAAAATATGCCAACTCCATGAGAATGAGAGTGGCGATGAGAATTTCAGAAGTGGATCCTGCCAAAGCAAAAACAGAGTTTGAGGCCGCAGCTAATTCTAATATGTTCATCAGTACAAGCGATGATAATTTTAAAGTTAAAGAAGATACCGGTTGGAATCCTTTATCAGGGGTAATGTCTAGGGAATGGAATTCGCAGATTTTATCAGCTACTCTTAATAATATGTATATTGGTTTGGGTGGAGTTAATTCTACAGATCAATTGCCGGCTGCTCAGCATACAGCTGTGAAAGATGCTGATTATATCGGCATAAAATATGATGAACAGTTCTCAACAATGACCAATGACCCAAGTGCAGGATATTGGCTGGATGGACTTCCAAATAAAATCGATCCAAGGGCTTATAAAACATTTTATATTCCCGGGGATTTCAACAATCCAATTTATTCCCTTTATCCTAGTTATACCAATCAAGCGTCTACTAATAATGGAGATCTTACTTTTGCCAACGGTTCTAAAGTAACAATTAATACGGTAAATACCTGGAATACGACTACAATAGGGAACTGGGGTGTAAAAGGCCAAAGAAACGGGTTAAGAGGAGTTATTGGATGCATGCCGGCTTTAGGAAAACAATATAGAGAAGGCAATAACTTTCGAATCTTTTTTGCAAGCTGGGAAACTTATTTCCTGATGGCTGAAGCAGCCCTGAAAGGATGGGCAGTTCCAATGAGTGATGATGCGGCCTATAATAAAGGAATTCAGGATAGCTTTGCGTATAATGGAGTATCACAATTTTATACTCAGTATATTACCTCAACGGATTATAACCGTGATGGAACTTCTGTAGCTTATAGCCATGTGGCAGAGCCTGGAGCCAGTCATACCATGAATTATAAAGATCCTTCTACTGGAAATATGGTTTCTGTTGAAATTAAATACCCGGTAAATACCATCTACAAAAATGGCTCAGTGAAAAACGATAAGCTTACGAAAATCATTACCCAAAAATATATTGCGAATATGCCATGGCTTCCTTTAGAATCCTGGAGCGATCAACGAAGACTGGGATTACCTTTCTTTGAAAACCCTGCAATAGAAGCACCGCTGGTTAATTTACCTAATTTGAATTCAGGAAATTATATGACAAACTCTATTCAGAATTTCCCTCAGAGGTTAAGATATCCAAGTACTTTCAGGAATACAGACCAGGATGGGTACACAAAAGCAGTACAGTTACTGGGCGGACAAGATGCAGTTCTTACCCCTCTTTGGTGGGCAAAGCACTAA
- a CDS encoding WxL protein host-binding domain-containing protein, with protein sequence MIKRILFLITLILQFSFLHAGIVVLNGLTHSYKVENGKVYKGKVAIENTSNNPQSVKLFLQDFTYHADGTINYTALHTQKRTNGDWIKLNTNLVTLKGKEKTEVFYEITVPNQSIDPGSYWSVIIVEPVDDIKPSDKQPGVSITSVIRYAIQVITDYDTEKAKPDLTFENIKVEKEEGKKTVKIAIANNGNLYCKPTASIEIYNRKTGEKIGTFSSLTMGLLPSTSKTFYIDISKVPPAQYKATVIATDEDENAFALNVELEVKND encoded by the coding sequence ATGATAAAGCGTATTCTTTTTTTAATCACTTTGATTTTGCAGTTTAGCTTTTTACATGCCGGCATTGTGGTTCTTAACGGGCTTACGCATTCCTATAAAGTAGAAAACGGGAAAGTTTACAAAGGAAAAGTTGCCATTGAAAATACAAGTAATAATCCTCAAAGTGTAAAATTGTTTTTGCAGGACTTTACTTATCATGCTGACGGAACGATTAATTATACCGCTCTACATACTCAAAAAAGGACTAATGGAGATTGGATAAAACTTAATACAAATTTAGTAACCCTTAAAGGGAAAGAAAAAACAGAAGTGTTTTATGAAATAACTGTTCCTAATCAGTCAATAGATCCCGGCAGTTATTGGAGTGTTATCATCGTAGAACCTGTAGATGATATCAAACCTAGCGATAAGCAACCTGGAGTAAGCATTACCTCTGTGATACGGTATGCGATTCAGGTCATTACAGATTACGACACGGAAAAGGCCAAACCGGACCTTACATTTGAAAATATCAAAGTAGAAAAAGAAGAAGGAAAAAAAACTGTAAAAATTGCAATAGCTAATAATGGAAATCTCTATTGCAAACCTACAGCATCTATTGAAATCTATAACCGCAAAACAGGAGAAAAAATAGGGACTTTTTCAAGCTTGACAATGGGGTTATTGCCTTCTACTTCTAAAACATTTTACATTGATATCAGTAAAGTACCACCTGCACAGTACAAAGCTACTGTTATAGCAACGGACGAAGATGAGAATGCTTTCGCGCTCAATGTGGAACTAGAAGTAAAAAATGATTAA